One Peromyscus leucopus breed LL Stock chromosome 2, UCI_PerLeu_2.1, whole genome shotgun sequence DNA window includes the following coding sequences:
- the Tmem200b gene encoding transmembrane protein 200B has translation MTAGSPGDGGARRSPEGRVSRLGRRLGRRRRPRSPPEPLRVRARLRLRSPSGAFAALGALVVLVGMGIAVAGYWPGRASHAPRTGRAHGPHERLRLLGPVIMGVGLFVFICANTLLYENRDLETRRLRRGVLRAQALRPPDGSGWDALLPSPAHGSPGTVAEPETWDLAPRRGPSPVPSVRSLRSEPANPRSVLPALLHSYPLKGPGLPPPWGPRTQTGHVIITVQPSGSCIEHSKSLDLGLGELLLGTPAARDCAHRSWPRLDRLSLGGYAKLGGDLGARV, from the coding sequence ATGACGGCCGGGAGCCCCGGAGACGGCGGCGCGCGCAGGAGCCCCGAGGGCCGCGTCTCGCGTCTGGGCCGCCGCCTGGGCCGGCGCCGGCGGCCGCGCTCCCCGCCAGAGCCGCTGCGGGTGCGGGCACGGCTGCGGCTGCGCTCGCCGTCGGGGGCGTTCGCGGCGCTGGGCGCGCTCGTGGTGCTGGTGGGCATGGGCATCGCCGTGGCCGGCTACTGGCCGGGCCGCGCCTCCCACGCCCCGAGGACCGGCCGCGCGCACGGGCCACACGAGCGCCTGCGGCTACTGGGGCCGGTGATCATGGGCGTCGGCCTGTTCGTGTTCATCTGCGCCAACACGCTGCTCTACGAGAACCGGGACCTGGAGACGCGGCGGCTCCGCCGGGGCGTGCTGAGGGCGCAGGCGCTGCGGCCGCCCGACGGCTCTGGCTGGGATGCGCTGCTGCCCAGTCCGGCGCATGGGTCCCCCGGCACCGTCGCAGAGCCTGAGACCTGGGACCTGGCCCCGAGGCGGGGTCCCTCGCCCGTCCCGTCGGTGCGCAGCCTGCGGTCCGAGCCTGCCAATCCTCGCTCGGTGTTGCCCGCGCTGCTCCATAGCTACCCGTTGAAGGGCCCGGGGCTGCCGCCACCTTGGGGTCCTCGGACTCAGACTGGCCACGTGATCATCACGGTGCAGCCCTCTGGTTCCTGCATTGAGCACTCCAAGTCTCTGGACCTGGGTCTGGGGGAGCTCCTCCTGGGGACTCCAGCAGCTCGGGACTGTGCCCACCGAAGCTGGCCACGGCTTGACAGACTCAGCTTGGGTGGCTATGCCAAATTAGGAGGGGACTTGGGGGCCAGGGTCTGA